A single Deinococcus sp. Leaf326 DNA region contains:
- a CDS encoding YqhA family protein, translated as MPRSPVRPAPPHEDWFSVVIGRTRFVVLIAVIAVLLVAFSLFLQGTWVALETIYETWRDLFLRREDSATSELAVQFLEVVSTMLKAVVFYIIGVGLYSLFIRPLNLTSALGVETLADLEQKVVSVIVVILGVTFLEHFIRWQEPLETLYFAGALALAGGALVAFQYVHRRQGSDLQQPEAKLRARRELFERGNEQRQIRERDVQRAEDATRAKLEGRVDSDEGGGD; from the coding sequence GTGCCCCGTTCTCCGGTCAGGCCGGCCCCTCCCCACGAAGACTGGTTCAGCGTCGTGATCGGCCGCACGCGCTTCGTGGTGCTCATCGCCGTGATCGCCGTGCTGCTCGTCGCCTTCAGCCTGTTCCTGCAGGGGACCTGGGTGGCGCTGGAGACCATCTACGAGACGTGGCGCGACCTGTTCCTGCGCCGCGAGGACAGTGCCACGAGCGAACTGGCCGTCCAGTTTCTGGAGGTGGTGAGCACCATGCTCAAGGCGGTGGTGTTCTACATCATCGGGGTAGGGCTCTACAGCCTGTTTATCCGGCCGCTGAACCTCACGTCGGCGCTGGGGGTGGAGACGCTGGCCGACCTGGAGCAGAAGGTCGTGTCGGTCATCGTGGTGATTCTGGGCGTGACCTTTCTGGAACACTTCATCCGCTGGCAGGAGCCGCTGGAGACGTTGTATTTCGCCGGAGCACTGGCCCTGGCGGGCGGCGCGCTGGTCGCCTTTCAGTACGTTCACCGTCGCCAGGGCAGCGACCTGCAACAGCCCGAAGCCAAACTGCGGGCCCGGCGCGAACTGTTCGAGCGTGGCAACGAACAGCGTCAGATCCGGGAGCGCGACGTGCAGCGCGCCGAGGACGCCACCCGGGCCAAACTCGAGGGCCGGGTCGACAGTGACGAGGGCGGCGGGGACTAG
- a CDS encoding APH(3') family aminoglycoside O-phosphotransferase, protein MTLPVTLTLPAGLRRVLPAARWERVTLGQSGAGVWRSSRHVVKVQARGGSDLPVSTLPQERERLRYLAGRVPVPGVLGLESDGDFDYLAMTRLPGIPMSDPDAALHPGRMAALLARALRELHALPLRDCPFTMTLGVTLPLARERVAAGVVDETDFDEKRLGRTATSVFNELARTRPAQEDLVVTHGDPCLPNVLVGGEYVEGFVDVGRAGIADRHADLALAYRSAAYNLGAEHAEAFLDLYGRALVDPRKLAYYQLLDELF, encoded by the coding sequence ATGACCCTGCCCGTTACCCTGACCCTGCCCGCTGGCCTGCGCCGCGTGCTGCCCGCCGCCCGCTGGGAGCGCGTCACGCTGGGACAAAGCGGGGCAGGCGTGTGGCGCTCGTCACGGCACGTGGTGAAGGTACAGGCGCGCGGAGGCAGCGACCTGCCGGTCAGCACGCTGCCGCAGGAGCGGGAGCGGCTGCGGTATCTCGCCGGGCGCGTGCCGGTGCCGGGGGTCCTGGGACTGGAGTCGGATGGCGACTTCGACTACCTCGCCATGACGCGCCTTCCGGGCATTCCCATGAGCGACCCCGACGCCGCGCTGCACCCCGGACGCATGGCCGCGCTGCTGGCCCGCGCGCTGCGTGAACTGCACGCCCTGCCGCTGCGGGACTGCCCGTTCACCATGACGTTGGGGGTGACGCTGCCCCTGGCCCGCGAGCGCGTGGCAGCGGGCGTGGTGGACGAGACCGACTTCGACGAGAAGCGGCTGGGGCGCACGGCCACGAGCGTCTTCAACGAACTGGCGCGCACCCGCCCGGCCCAGGAAGACCTCGTGGTGACGCACGGCGACCCCTGCCTGCCCAATGTGCTGGTGGGAGGCGAGTACGTCGAGGGCTTCGTGGACGTGGGGCGCGCGGGCATCGCCGACCGCCACGCCGACCTCGCGCTGGCTTACCGCAGCGCCGCATACAACCTCGGTGCCGAACATGCCGAGGCGTTCCTCGACCTGTACGGCCGCGCCCTCGTGGACCCGCGCAAACTCGCCTATTACCAGCTTCTCGACGAACTGTTCTAG
- a CDS encoding ABC transporter substrate-binding protein, with translation MHRLLLTSLALLGASVAAAQSVPGRTVNIGLGYVPNVQFTPFYVADKLGYFKAEGLSVKFQHGYVNELMPLLLQGKLDFVVGDPEDAVFARNQGADVRYVMAMYQKTPVTVFSLKPLNSTADLRGKTLGIPGPYGSTYNAVQALLGSAGLDNDVRLANIGFTQLDAVRAGRVDAAAGYVNNEVVQLRALGQKVYTLDVTGAYPMVGAGLITTGKSLNGDLARKVVRASQRGLKFTQSDPARAFKLAQPVFGATGGGLDILRASVPLMSSTYTAKNGLGASDPAAWTKAVAALVKQGKLPAGAKAGDFYTNTLISKTVR, from the coding sequence ATGCACCGCCTTCTCCTCACTTCACTCGCCCTGCTCGGCGCGTCTGTGGCTGCCGCCCAGAGCGTGCCCGGCCGCACGGTCAACATCGGCCTGGGCTACGTGCCCAACGTGCAGTTCACGCCCTTCTACGTGGCCGACAAGCTGGGGTATTTCAAGGCCGAGGGCCTGAGCGTCAAGTTCCAGCACGGCTACGTCAACGAGCTCATGCCCCTCCTGCTTCAGGGCAAACTCGACTTCGTGGTGGGGGACCCTGAAGACGCCGTGTTCGCGCGCAACCAGGGCGCCGACGTGCGCTACGTCATGGCGATGTACCAGAAGACGCCTGTGACCGTCTTCAGCCTCAAGCCCCTGAACTCGACCGCCGACCTGCGCGGCAAGACGCTGGGAATCCCCGGCCCCTACGGCAGCACCTACAACGCGGTGCAGGCCCTGCTAGGCAGTGCGGGTCTGGACAACGACGTCCGGCTCGCCAACATCGGCTTCACGCAGCTCGACGCCGTACGCGCCGGGCGGGTGGACGCTGCCGCCGGCTACGTGAACAACGAGGTCGTACAACTGCGCGCCCTGGGCCAGAAGGTCTACACCCTTGACGTGACCGGCGCCTACCCGATGGTGGGTGCGGGGCTCATCACGACCGGCAAGAGCCTGAACGGCGACCTTGCCCGCAAGGTGGTGCGCGCCTCGCAGCGCGGCCTGAAGTTCACCCAGAGCGACCCTGCCCGCGCCTTCAAGCTCGCCCAGCCGGTCTTCGGGGCGACGGGCGGCGGCCTGGACATCCTGCGGGCCAGCGTGCCCCTGATGAGCAGTACCTACACCGCGAAAAACGGACTGGGTGCCAGCGATCCCGCAGCCTGGACCAAGGCGGTCGCGGCCCTGGTCAAGCAGGGAAAACTGCCGGCCGGGGCCAAAGCAGGCGACTTCTACACGAATACCCTGATCAGCAAGACAGTGCGCTGA
- a CDS encoding class I SAM-dependent methyltransferase: MQHPPFTALAAVYDAIMADVEYDAWADFILSYARDGGLTPRMALDLACGTGGLTRELVVAGLEVTGLDGSAEMLRLARERLPRVTFEQGDLRTFALGTPPHKTRFDLVTCVFDSLNNLLTPGDLGQALARAAAHLRPGGLLACDLNTRLGVRELWEGDAIEGLATAPNGQEVHYHWSHHHDPDTDLGVVQAFCRVLEDSGESREFVETHRERGYDPADVAPLLAVAGFARWEIVEYPDYADPGPETPRIWVFAWAPEAG; encoded by the coding sequence ATGCAGCACCCTCCCTTCACGGCGCTGGCGGCGGTCTACGACGCCATCATGGCGGACGTCGAGTACGACGCCTGGGCCGACTTCATCCTGAGCTACGCCCGCGACGGCGGCCTCACACCGCGCATGGCGCTCGACCTCGCCTGCGGAACGGGCGGCCTGACCCGCGAACTCGTGGTGGCCGGCCTGGAGGTCACAGGTCTGGACGGCAGCGCCGAGATGCTGCGGCTGGCCCGCGAGCGGCTGCCGCGCGTGACCTTCGAGCAGGGCGACCTGCGGACCTTCGCCCTGGGAACGCCTCCCCACAAGACGCGCTTCGATCTCGTGACCTGCGTGTTCGACAGCCTGAACAACCTGCTGACCCCCGGCGACCTGGGACAGGCGCTGGCCCGCGCGGCGGCGCACCTGCGCCCCGGCGGCCTGCTGGCCTGCGACCTGAATACCCGCCTGGGCGTGCGCGAGCTGTGGGAGGGCGACGCCATCGAGGGCTTGGCGACCGCCCCAAACGGCCAAGAGGTCCACTATCACTGGTCACACCACCACGACCCCGACACGGACCTGGGCGTGGTACAGGCCTTCTGCCGCGTGCTGGAAGACTCGGGCGAGTCGCGCGAGTTCGTCGAGACGCACCGCGAGCGCGGTTACGACCCCGCCGACGTGGCCCCGCTCCTCGCGGTAGCCGGTTTCGCGCGCTGGGAGATCGTGGAATACCCTGACTACGCCGACCCCGGTCCCGAGACACCGCGCATCTGGGTATTCGCCTGGGCGCCGGAGGCCGGATGA
- a CDS encoding NAD(P)H-dependent glycerol-3-phosphate dehydrogenase — protein MMSRLVTTTVPVPVLGAGGWGTALAIAATRAGRPATLWARRPDFAGRLSEVRENREYLPGVALPGEVTVTAGLEEAVAGASFALVVVPSVGVPDLLDALPRSLGLVLCAKGLAPDGGALSDLAAGLGFGRLAVLSGPNHAEEIGRGLPAATVVASRDEALAGAVQEALMSPSLRVYTSSDLVGVELGGVLKNVMALAAGLGDGLRLGDNAKASLLTRGLREMSRYLVSLGAQEDTIYGLSGLGDLIATATSPHSRNRAAGEAIARGENPQMGGKAVEGLRTAGLLDAWATAHGHDLPIVRAVARVCAGEWTPERGLSELMGREAKAE, from the coding sequence ATGATGTCCCGCCTGGTCACAACCACAGTGCCGGTCCCAGTGCTGGGCGCGGGCGGCTGGGGCACGGCCCTGGCCATCGCTGCCACCCGCGCCGGACGGCCGGCAACCCTGTGGGCGCGGCGCCCCGACTTCGCGGGCCGGCTGAGTGAGGTCCGCGAGAACCGCGAGTACCTGCCGGGGGTGGCGCTACCCGGGGAGGTGACGGTCACGGCCGGGCTGGAGGAGGCGGTGGCGGGCGCCTCCTTCGCCCTGGTCGTGGTGCCCAGCGTGGGCGTGCCAGACCTGCTGGACGCTCTACCCCGCTCGCTGGGACTGGTGCTGTGCGCCAAGGGACTGGCCCCCGATGGCGGCGCATTGAGTGATCTGGCCGCCGGCCTGGGCTTCGGGCGCCTGGCGGTTCTGAGTGGTCCCAACCACGCCGAAGAGATCGGGCGTGGGCTGCCGGCGGCCACCGTGGTCGCCAGCCGCGACGAGGCCCTGGCGGGGGCGGTGCAGGAAGCCCTGATGTCGCCCAGCCTGCGCGTGTATACGAGCAGCGACCTCGTGGGCGTGGAGCTGGGGGGCGTCCTGAAAAACGTGATGGCTCTGGCCGCCGGGCTGGGAGACGGCCTGCGCCTGGGCGACAACGCCAAGGCTTCGCTGCTCACCCGTGGCCTGCGCGAGATGAGCCGGTATCTCGTGAGCCTCGGCGCGCAGGAGGACACCATCTACGGCCTGAGCGGCCTGGGCGACCTGATCGCCACCGCTACCAGTCCGCACAGCCGCAACCGCGCGGCCGGCGAGGCCATCGCGCGCGGCGAGAACCCGCAGATGGGCGGCAAGGCCGTCGAGGGCCTGCGGACTGCCGGCCTGCTCGACGCCTGGGCAACCGCCCACGGCCACGACCTGCCCATCGTCCGGGCGGTGGCGCGCGTATGCGCAGGCGAGTGGACCCCCGAGCGCGGCCTGAGCGAACTCATGGGCCGTGAGGCGAAGGCGGAGTAG
- a CDS encoding class I SAM-dependent methyltransferase has translation MTDSARQFDAQADRYAASEVHRAGASLPVLLEFAASHPDDLALDVATGTGNTALALAPLVREVTGLDLAQKMLVHARERAAAESRANASFVVGSAEALPFADGSFTLVTSRHAPHHFRDVGQFLAEVWRVLRPGGRLVLADQISPDSETRRWIDRYQTLRDPSHFTQRTADDWRELAEAVGFRWARDAVVPYRLDFMWWTETAGTPAAAVAELRALAADLSPEGRGRAGLEVGPDGELLAHTEPMLVVRLEKPED, from the coding sequence ATGACCGACAGCGCCCGTCAGTTCGATGCCCAGGCCGACCGTTACGCTGCGAGCGAGGTTCACCGCGCCGGGGCCAGCCTGCCCGTACTGCTGGAGTTCGCGGCCTCCCACCCGGACGATCTGGCTCTGGACGTGGCGACCGGCACCGGCAACACGGCGCTGGCCCTGGCGCCGCTGGTCCGCGAGGTCACGGGGCTGGACCTCGCGCAGAAGATGCTGGTCCACGCACGCGAGCGGGCCGCCGCCGAGAGCCGCGCCAACGCCAGCTTCGTGGTCGGGTCGGCCGAGGCGCTGCCCTTCGCGGACGGGTCGTTCACACTCGTCACCTCGCGCCACGCTCCCCACCACTTCCGGGACGTGGGGCAGTTTCTGGCTGAGGTCTGGCGGGTGCTGCGCCCCGGCGGGCGGCTGGTGCTGGCCGACCAGATCAGTCCCGACTCCGAGACGCGCCGGTGGATAGACCGTTACCAGACCCTGCGCGACCCCAGCCACTTCACGCAGCGCACGGCGGACGACTGGCGAGAACTGGCCGAGGCGGTGGGCTTCCGCTGGGCCCGGGACGCCGTGGTGCCCTATCGCCTGGACTTCATGTGGTGGACCGAGACGGCCGGCACGCCGGCGGCGGCGGTGGCCGAACTGCGCGCGCTGGCTGCTGATCTATCGCCCGAGGGGCGCGGGCGCGCTGGGCTGGAAGTCGGCCCGGACGGTGAGCTGCTGGCCCATACGGAGCCGATGTTGGTCGTGCGTCTGGAAAAGCCCGAAGACTGA
- a CDS encoding cbb3-type cytochrome c oxidase subunit I, with protein sequence MTVQHAPTPQQVGAERRGAWEVIKDYMMTTDHKKIGLLYIIVSILAFGIGGILAVGIRLQLALPEQTLLVGNTYNQVLTLHAALMIFFFLIPVGLFGFGNYFLPLQLGVRDVALPRVNTFAVWLFIFSLILVIFGLANGGAPGVGWTFYYPLSVDANQTGVSVLMVALILNGIGSLLGSANFAATIVNMRTPGMSLWKMPIFVWSIFATSILQLASLGGLTAAAMITYLEIKLGLSMFNPGIGGVPVLMQQFFWFYSHPAVYVMLLPYLGIGAEIASTMARKPLFGYRVMVYSILGIVLVSLLVWLHHMFALGIPESWQIAFMIATMIVAVPTGVKIFNLIGTLWGGRILMKTPTYWLIGFIFNFLIGGITGVSLGMVPFDYQVTMSYYVVAHFHNVMMFGTAFLAMGGIYYWWPKMTGRFLNEKTGMWHFWLFMVGSWMTFLPQYVLGLLGMPRRYYTYPEGNLAWTELNFVSTLGALTLLAGGIVFVWNMYQSMKQPITAGPNPWGGYTLEWTAASPPAAYNFAHEFPRNFPTERPLYDWEQSGETLTPVDPKSIHLPQDSIWPFMTAVGLLLMGYGLSFGWFTNYTPAGGLQPFFEASFGHVLASVVLYLSFPVFFYSLFKWAGTREYAVPVEHHHLTKYDNGFMGMSWFIISEVGLFAVLIAGYVYLRVIGAAEPPALRPNVWLAAVNTLILVTSSFVIHKAEQDLHHGRATWGRLGLFITLLLGGLFMIFQVYEFALFGTESDWKQNLWQSCFFIIVGLHGLHIIIGGVGVALPYYQAMTGKMDKYNHGSIVPASLYWHLVDVVWLLIVAIFYAW encoded by the coding sequence GTGACCGTACAACACGCTCCGACTCCGCAGCAGGTCGGCGCCGAGCGGCGCGGAGCCTGGGAGGTCATCAAGGACTACATGATGACCACCGATCACAAGAAGATCGGTCTGCTCTACATCATCGTCTCCATTCTCGCCTTCGGGATCGGGGGCATCCTGGCCGTCGGCATCCGGCTGCAACTCGCGCTGCCCGAGCAGACCCTGCTCGTGGGCAACACCTACAATCAGGTGCTGACGCTGCACGCCGCGCTGATGATCTTCTTCTTCCTCATTCCGGTGGGTCTGTTCGGGTTCGGGAACTACTTCCTGCCCCTGCAGCTCGGCGTGCGTGACGTGGCCCTGCCGCGCGTGAACACCTTCGCGGTGTGGCTGTTCATCTTCAGCCTCATCCTGGTGATCTTCGGCCTCGCCAACGGCGGCGCGCCGGGTGTCGGCTGGACCTTCTACTACCCGCTGTCGGTAGACGCCAACCAGACTGGCGTCTCGGTCCTTATGGTCGCGCTCATCCTCAACGGCATCGGTTCGCTGCTGGGCTCGGCCAACTTCGCCGCGACCATTGTGAACATGCGCACGCCCGGCATGAGCCTGTGGAAGATGCCCATCTTCGTGTGGAGCATCTTCGCCACCAGCATCCTCCAGCTCGCCTCGCTGGGCGGCCTGACCGCCGCCGCGATGATCACCTACCTCGAAATCAAGCTGGGCCTGAGCATGTTCAATCCCGGCATCGGTGGCGTGCCGGTGCTCATGCAGCAGTTCTTCTGGTTCTACTCGCACCCGGCGGTGTACGTCATGTTGCTGCCCTACCTGGGCATCGGCGCCGAGATCGCCTCGACCATGGCCCGCAAGCCGCTGTTCGGCTACCGCGTGATGGTCTACTCGATCCTGGGCATCGTGCTCGTGTCGCTGCTCGTGTGGCTGCACCACATGTTCGCGCTGGGCATTCCCGAAAGCTGGCAGATCGCCTTCATGATCGCCACGATGATCGTGGCCGTGCCCACTGGGGTCAAGATCTTCAACCTGATCGGCACCCTGTGGGGCGGGCGGATCCTGATGAAGACGCCCACCTACTGGCTGATCGGCTTCATCTTCAACTTCCTGATCGGCGGGATCACCGGCGTATCGCTGGGGATGGTGCCCTTCGACTATCAGGTCACCATGTCGTACTACGTCGTGGCGCACTTCCACAACGTGATGATGTTCGGCACGGCCTTCCTGGCGATGGGCGGCATCTACTACTGGTGGCCCAAGATGACTGGCCGGTTCCTGAACGAGAAGACCGGCATGTGGCACTTCTGGCTGTTCATGGTCGGCTCGTGGATGACCTTCCTGCCGCAGTACGTGCTGGGCCTGCTGGGAATGCCCCGGCGCTACTACACCTACCCCGAGGGCAACCTCGCCTGGACCGAGCTGAACTTCGTCTCGACGTTGGGCGCGCTGACCCTGCTCGCGGGCGGCATCGTGTTCGTCTGGAACATGTACCAGAGCATGAAGCAGCCCATCACTGCCGGGCCCAACCCCTGGGGCGGCTACACGCTGGAATGGACGGCCGCCAGCCCGCCCGCCGCGTACAACTTCGCCCACGAGTTCCCCCGCAACTTCCCGACCGAGCGTCCCCTGTACGACTGGGAACAGAGCGGCGAGACCCTGACTCCGGTGGACCCCAAGAGCATCCACCTGCCGCAGGACAGCATCTGGCCCTTCATGACGGCTGTCGGGCTGCTGCTCATGGGCTACGGTCTCTCGTTCGGCTGGTTCACCAACTACACCCCGGCCGGCGGCCTTCAGCCCTTCTTCGAGGCGTCTTTCGGGCACGTGCTGGCGAGCGTCGTGCTGTACCTCAGCTTCCCGGTGTTCTTCTACAGCCTGTTCAAGTGGGCGGGTACGCGTGAATACGCCGTGCCGGTCGAGCACCATCACCTGACCAAGTACGACAACGGCTTCATGGGCATGAGCTGGTTCATCATCAGCGAAGTGGGCCTGTTCGCGGTTCTCATCGCCGGCTACGTGTACCTGCGCGTCATCGGGGCCGCCGAGCCGCCCGCCCTGCGTCCCAACGTCTGGCTGGCCGCCGTCAACACCCTAATCCTGGTGACGTCGTCCTTCGTGATTCACAAGGCCGAGCAGGACCTGCACCACGGCCGCGCGACCTGGGGCCGCCTGGGCCTGTTCATCACGCTCCTGCTGGGCGGCCTGTTCATGATCTTCCAGGTGTACGAGTTCGCGCTGTTCGGCACCGAGAGCGACTGGAAACAGAACCTCTGGCAGTCGTGCTTCTTCATCATCGTCGGTCTGCACGGCCTGCACATCATCATCGGCGGCGTGGGTGTGGCCCTGCCGTACTATCAGGCGATGACCGGCAAGATGGACAAGTACAACCACGGCAGCATCGTGCCGGCCAGCCTGTACTGGCACCTGGTGGACGTGGTCTGGTTGCTGATCGTCGCTATCTTCTACGCCTGGTAG
- the coxB gene encoding cytochrome c oxidase subunit II: MNTNHDQRPGESRRRSGPGRLPWTLAGAALGSLLLSGCQSNQSLTLGDMASSYNREILGMSLWAIALSVIIFIGVSAALFYTVNKFREENNTEAPAQFHGNNRLEVVLVVVPVIIVMFLSVLTVRSMARLNPTSKESVAIETLGRQFWWNFAYPASAVQGGGVVTNGNEMLMPTRQKVAITLTSGDVIHGFWAPNIGGQRAAIPTVKKVWEVDTDRAGVYQGNCSQLCGASHANMRYKVIALDQDRFNTVMTAAKAYVAPTPAAGSPEAAGYALFMQGKSSTGAVACAACHRVQGTPAGGVSGPDLSFFGTRRTLGAGMWEAMTAQHWEEPKAAAELHAWLKHSPVVKPGSLMPRYDGGTSVINGKVTKGGTLTDEEIDDIAAYLRSLRLPEEADYWRGTPVHGGQGVGQ, from the coding sequence TTGAATACCAACCATGACCAGAGGCCAGGCGAGTCGCGCCGGCGCAGCGGACCGGGGCGTTTGCCCTGGACGCTCGCGGGCGCGGCCCTGGGCAGCCTGCTGCTGAGCGGCTGCCAGAGCAACCAGTCCCTCACGCTCGGCGACATGGCGTCGTCGTACAACCGCGAGATCCTCGGGATGAGCCTCTGGGCCATCGCCCTGTCGGTCATCATCTTCATCGGGGTGTCCGCGGCGCTCTTCTACACGGTGAACAAGTTCCGTGAGGAGAACAACACCGAGGCGCCCGCGCAGTTTCACGGCAACAACCGCCTGGAAGTCGTCCTGGTGGTCGTGCCGGTCATCATCGTCATGTTCCTCAGCGTCCTGACGGTGCGCAGCATGGCCCGCCTGAACCCCACCAGCAAGGAATCGGTCGCCATCGAGACCCTGGGCCGGCAGTTCTGGTGGAACTTTGCCTACCCGGCGTCGGCTGTCCAGGGCGGCGGCGTCGTGACCAACGGCAACGAGATGCTCATGCCGACCCGCCAGAAGGTCGCCATCACCCTGACGAGCGGCGACGTCATCCACGGCTTCTGGGCCCCGAACATCGGCGGTCAGCGCGCCGCCATCCCGACCGTGAAGAAGGTCTGGGAAGTGGACACCGACCGCGCGGGCGTGTACCAGGGCAACTGCTCGCAGCTGTGCGGCGCCTCGCACGCCAACATGCGTTACAAGGTCATCGCGCTTGACCAGGACCGCTTCAACACGGTCATGACGGCCGCCAAGGCCTACGTGGCCCCCACGCCGGCCGCCGGTTCGCCGGAAGCGGCGGGCTACGCGCTGTTCATGCAGGGCAAGTCCAGCACCGGCGCAGTCGCCTGCGCGGCCTGCCACCGCGTGCAGGGCACCCCGGCGGGCGGCGTCAGTGGCCCCGACCTGAGCTTCTTCGGCACCCGCCGCACGCTGGGCGCCGGCATGTGGGAAGCCATGACGGCCCAGCACTGGGAAGAACCCAAGGCGGCAGCAGAACTGCACGCCTGGCTCAAGCACAGCCCCGTGGTCAAGCCCGGCAGCCTGATGCCCCGCTATGACGGCGGCACCTCGGTCATCAACGGCAAGGTCACCAAGGGCGGCACGCTGACCGACGAAGAAATCGACGACATCGCCGCCTACCTGCGCAGCCTCAGGCTGCCCGAGGAAGCGGACTACTGGCGCGGCACGCCCGTCCACGGCGGCCAGGGAGTGGGTCAGTGA
- a CDS encoding heme o synthase, which yields MTAEAPVAAVRPARATWRDYLALTKPKVISLLLWTTVAAMFMAARGWPGLGLLVVVTLAGYASAGSAGVFNMIIDRDIDLKMKRTANRPTSSGLISTRDAGLFGAALQVLSFLALWVWASPLAAWMSLAGFVTYVVVYTMWLKRNTWHNIVLGGAAGCFPPLVGWAAVTGDLNLFAWYLFAIIFFWTPVHFWALALMIKDEYREVGIPMLPVVHGDRLTVAQIGLYAIYTVVLSVMPVFFGEVGLLYFVSAVALGAWLLVLSWRLYRHVMGGQAVERRVAVPLYLYSMLYLALLFVAGAVDRGLLS from the coding sequence ATGACCGCCGAAGCTCCGGTGGCGGCGGTCCGGCCCGCGCGCGCCACCTGGCGCGACTACCTCGCCCTGACCAAGCCCAAGGTCATCAGTCTGCTGCTCTGGACCACCGTCGCGGCCATGTTCATGGCGGCGCGCGGCTGGCCGGGGCTGGGGCTGCTCGTGGTCGTCACTCTGGCGGGATACGCCTCGGCGGGGTCGGCGGGCGTGTTCAACATGATCATCGACCGCGACATCGACCTCAAGATGAAGCGCACCGCCAACCGCCCGACCTCCAGCGGCCTCATCAGCACCCGTGACGCGGGCCTGTTCGGCGCGGCCCTCCAGGTGCTGTCCTTCCTTGCTCTGTGGGTCTGGGCCTCGCCCCTGGCCGCCTGGATGAGTCTCGCGGGCTTCGTGACCTACGTGGTCGTCTACACGATGTGGCTCAAGCGGAACACCTGGCACAACATCGTGCTGGGGGGCGCGGCCGGCTGCTTCCCGCCGCTGGTGGGCTGGGCGGCCGTGACCGGTGACCTCAACCTGTTCGCCTGGTACCTGTTCGCCATCATCTTCTTCTGGACCCCGGTGCACTTCTGGGCCCTGGCCCTGATGATCAAGGACGAATACCGCGAGGTCGGCATTCCCATGCTGCCGGTGGTCCACGGCGACCGCCTGACGGTGGCCCAGATCGGGCTGTACGCCATCTATACGGTCGTGCTGTCGGTCATGCCGGTGTTCTTCGGCGAGGTTGGACTGCTGTACTTCGTCAGCGCGGTAGCCCTGGGGGCGTGGCTGCTGGTGCTCTCATGGCGCCTCTATCGGCACGTCATGGGTGGGCAGGCGGTCGAGCGCCGGGTTGCCGTGCCGCTGTACCTCTACTCCATGCTCTACCTCGCCCTGCTGTTCGTGGCCGGGGCCGTGGATCGGGGCCTGTTGAGCTGA
- a CDS encoding heme A synthase, with translation MSGTLKATGRVGAGAGVWLPRVAWAALIYNVLVILWGAVVRITGAGAGCGEHWPLCNGVVVPQSPTLHTVIEFSHRLTSGASGLLAIGLVALAFVGTAKGHPARFGALLSLGLIILEGLVGGVQVLLGLTATSTDPARGIVQGVHLANTFLLLGALLLTALWASGGPRLRLRGQGQSGALVGVGLALLLVLGMAGAVTALGDLLFLPADGSTPVQTVRGDLGAVNLIQNLRVIHPMLAILTSAYLAWLAAWLRRERPGAQVSRWSAALWTMLGLQMLAGFANIALKAPGWLQLTHLLLACIMWLVTVMLSYAALTGLKAARPAPAPLRGAA, from the coding sequence TTGAGCGGAACGCTGAAGGCCACCGGGCGCGTGGGCGCGGGTGCGGGCGTGTGGCTGCCACGGGTGGCCTGGGCGGCCCTGATCTACAACGTGCTGGTGATCTTGTGGGGCGCGGTCGTGCGCATCACGGGTGCGGGGGCCGGCTGCGGCGAGCACTGGCCGCTGTGTAACGGCGTGGTTGTGCCCCAGAGCCCGACCCTGCATACGGTCATCGAATTCAGCCACCGCCTGACCAGCGGGGCCAGCGGCCTGCTCGCCATCGGGCTGGTGGCGCTCGCCTTCGTGGGCACGGCCAAGGGGCATCCGGCCCGCTTTGGCGCCCTGCTGAGCCTAGGCCTGATCATTCTGGAGGGCCTAGTCGGCGGCGTGCAGGTGCTCCTCGGCCTGACCGCCACGAGCACCGACCCGGCGCGCGGCATCGTGCAGGGGGTTCACCTCGCCAACACCTTCCTGCTGCTGGGCGCGCTGCTGCTCACGGCGCTGTGGGCGTCGGGCGGTCCCCGGCTGCGGCTGCGCGGGCAGGGCCAGAGCGGCGCACTTGTGGGCGTAGGGCTGGCGCTGCTGCTCGTGCTGGGGATGGCGGGCGCGGTGACGGCTCTGGGCGATCTGCTGTTCCTGCCGGCTGACGGCAGCACCCCGGTCCAGACCGTACGCGGCGACCTGGGCGCTGTGAACCTCATTCAGAACCTGCGGGTCATCCATCCCATGCTGGCCATCCTGACAAGTGCGTACCTCGCGTGGCTGGCCGCGTGGCTGCGCCGTGAGCGGCCTGGCGCACAGGTCTCGCGCTGGAGCGCAGCGCTGTGGACCATGCTGGGCCTCCAGATGCTCGCGGGCTTCGCCAACATCGCGCTCAAGGCGCCGGGCTGGCTTCAGCTCACGCACCTGCTGCTGGCGTGCATCATGTGGCTCGTGACCGTGATGCTCAGCTACGCCGCCCTGACCGGCCTGAAGGCGGCGCGCCCCGCGCCCGCGCCGCTGCGGGGGGCCGCATGA